Below is a window of Gossypium hirsutum isolate 1008001.06 chromosome A12, Gossypium_hirsutum_v2.1, whole genome shotgun sequence DNA.
GATGTTGTTGAGATCGGTGAAACCCGGAGAAAGATAGGTGATATTCTGAAGGTCAAGCCTTTGGCTGCATTAGCCATGATTGATGAAGGGGAACTTGACTGGAAAATAGTTGCTATCTCATTAGATGATCCAAGGGCTTCCCTTGTCAACGATGTCGATGATGTTGAGAAGCATTTCCCGGTACTGTAACTACTGCCATTTAAGACTTGTgtgttatttgttatttaaacTGGTCTTAAGCATGGTTATCTCACTTATAATGCCAACTTTAAGAGCCCTTTTGGTGATAATTTCAGGGGACACTAACAGCAATCAGGGATTGGTTTCGAGACTACAAGATCCCTGATGGAAAACCAGCAAACAAGTTTGGTCTTGGCAACAAGGCAGCAAACAAGGTGTGTACtgattttgtttcattttccccTATTCCCATAGTGCCTATCAGCTTCTTTTTGTTAGGATTTTTACCTGCACTGGATGATGAACAGGAATATGCTCTGAAGGTCATTATAGAGACCAACGAGTCTTGGGCCAAACTTGTCAAAAGATCAATTCCTGCTGGAGAGCTTTCACTTGCATGAAGGCTACCAGGAGCACTGGGAGAACTGCAATGGTTTCAATTTGTAGTTCTTTTTTTTGGGAGGGGGGGTGGGTGGGTGGGTGGGTTGGTTGGTTGGAGAAATTAGAGAACTCTTTTAATTGGAATAGCATTTCACCATTCACATGGTTGGTCTGaagtgaataaaagaaaaaggcaTGCGAGTTTTTCAAGCTTATCAGGCCCCTTTAATAATTCTAAACTTGAACAGCTATTGAAATAGGCAACCAAACTCTACACATGGGGTTCATCTTTTCAGACTGCCACGGAAATTCCCATGGTAACCATATTTTGCATATATATTGCATTAAAACGTTCAAGTCCAAATACAATGACGACCATAAGTAGAAAAACTCGAGTTCTTATTGGCAAAACATCACATTATGCCCATGTCCTATACACACAACTAGGATAACTGTTATAATACGATTCACTCCGAAGAATTTGCAGGAATAAACTTGAGTGATATGCTATTGACACAATGGCGCTCATCGGTGGGTGTTGGAAACCCTTCACCTTTAAATACATGGCCCAAATGGCCACCACAAGCGGCACAAGTGATTTCAGTCCTCATCCCATCCGGGTCCGGCTGGTTAAACATCACGCACTCGATTAGTAAAATCTGGAATAGAAGAAAACAAGTTGAGCAAAAGTGGAAGGTAGCTCACATGGCGATTTATGGCTCCAGGGAGACCCTCATAGAAAGCTGGCCACCCACAACCTGAATTAAATTTTGTAGTGGACTTGTAAAGAGGAGTCCCACATCCCGCACATTTATAGATACCCTCTTCGAAGAACTTACCATATTCTCCGGTGCCTGGATACCTTTACAGTACCAAAACAAAATGTCAAGAATCAAATTACAAACTTTGTTATTTCATCCAAAAGCCATAGAAGCTCAAAATGTATACAATTTGACAGAAACTTAAGCTACTATTAATAAACACTCAGAAAAATGTATACAATTTGACAGAAACTTAAGCTACTATTAATCAACACTAAGAATGAATGAATAGGTTAGCAAACTTACTCGGTGCCCTTTTGTCTCAAAATTCGAAACTGCTCTGGGGAAAGAATAGCACTCCACTCTTCCTCAGACTTCTGGACGGAACCAGAAGCAGCCATGGTTAAGACGACACTCCCACGAAACCCACGCTTCCTCAGATGAAGGAAACTCCCATACCCAGATGAAGTGATGGCCTTTGGTGAAGAAAATGGAAATCTCAAGCGGGGATTACAAGGAAGAACAGCAGCAGCGAAAGCGGCGGGTTTTGCAGTGGTGGCGAGGAGTAAAGCTTTGGAGTAGGAAGACGAAAGAGGCGTCGTTTTAAGGACGTGAAGGCCCATTTGATTGAGAGACAACAGTTAGGAGGACTTCTTTTTTCTCTCTGTTTTCCCGAATCTGATGACCAGAGGAGCTCGAAAGTTCCTGGTTGATGAATTCAAAACCGAAATTATCGAAATCGAACAAGGGTATTTGAGGAAATGAAAAAATTTCACACGAGTGTTGGTTTGCTACCGAATTGTTCGCACGTGTACGCTTTTCgagactctctctctctctcacttaGCTTAGCTTCCCTGCCTTTCAGAGACTCTTGCGCTCTCACTTCTCTTCTGCGATTTTCGCTCTTCCAATTTCGATCTCAAATCTGGTATGTTTCCTCAAATCTCTGTTTCATATCTTTTAtcgttattttttttttattttcatgattttgtttcACTAGAAGAAACCCAGGAATAAGTATGTCAAAATTATATTTGAGTTTTGCCTCTTACTATTCATCTCCTTTATGCTTAAACCTTTTGCTTTTTTATTATCGGAACTGAGTGAAATAGGTAGatttttttttcccatttttgttttctctGTAATCAAACAATTATCTTTGATGCTGAAAATTAGACCTttgttaattatgtttttataatttaattatcagttaaaattttagtttgaaTTCTCAATTTGCGGTCCTGACTTTGTTTCTCTAATGCAGTAAAAGACTTGCTGAAACTGCCAATCAAaggtatttaaattttcattttcatgatGTTTTTGATTCTATAATTGAatgttcatataatttttttagatagcATGTAGTAACCTTTACAAATTTAGCTTGGTTTGCAAaaggtttaattgaaaatatgatgTCTTATTTCTTATTCCTTTCCATTGTTGATGAACATTATAAGGCTTTGCTTGGTAAGAAAGATGAAAAAAGGGTAGCGACGGTTAAATTACAAAGTGGTTTCCTTCTTTACCCCTTTTGATCCTTTCTACCAAGCAAAGCGGTTGAAGTTAGAACATTACATCTAGCATGGCTATGCTTTCATTTTGTTCTTTCGGCTAGTATACTGGGCAGCTCTGGGTTTTGGTAGTTTAAACTTTACCCTATACTCAGACAAAGAACAAATCCATCAAACCCATTGAAATTTAATACTAGTGATTATTTGGTGCATGATGTGGGGGTTACAACTTTGTGTGTCTGAAAGCCATCTTACTGTGCTTTTACATCCTTGGGTAATCTTCTAGTTGATTTATACATTCATGTTTAAGAACAAGTTGCTCGTATTTTAGTTGTGATATTTTTGCTTGATAAGATATTGTGATTGTTACATTATGCATTTGTAATTTGTGCcaaatttaaagctttgatttgGAACTTCTATTGTTTTAGACTAATCTTTATCAGTTCCATTACTAAATACCTTACAAATATCTTCTCTTGTCATTTTCAAGAGGGCCACTTTCTATGTTACCATTTCCTACCTACTGCATATCAATCCTTTCTTCACACTCTATCCACCATAACTTCTAACAAATAAATACGACTAGAAAAGATAAAAGCATCATTTAGTGAAGCAATATAGGTTCATTGTATAGACTGGATTCTCCTTTCTTCAATAAGTTACACCCTTTTGATGACCAGAAGTTTTCTTCTGTTTTTCTTAGTTGTTCGATGTTCTATCACTTTTGTGTATTTTGTGCAGGAAGCATCAAGTTGAGATTAAGAAATGGAACTGGACACCCTAAAAGATGCATTTGACCGTGTTGTTAAGAGACAGAAATTGTCCTCCTTTAGATCCCAAGAAATAGTTGATCAAGTTGGGCATGAAATTGAGCAGGCTTTGGCAAAAATCAAGGCCATTAACGATCCCTTGTCCCCTGTTCATCTGAAATCTATTCTTTCTGAGTTAAAACTGAAGCTCAATACTGTTGGTCCACTGAACCTGTTAGAAGGACTGCAGAAGGAGCGTAACATAAACTTCAGCAAGTACCCTAAACTTCTCGAAAAGTCCTTCAACCCCGACATATCCAAGGCGTATAGAAATGTTGACTTTGACTTCCACCTAGTGAACCAGATAGTTGCAAATCACTTTTATCAGCAAGGCTTGTTTGACCTTGGAGATTGCCTCATAGATGAAGCTGGAGAACCAGAGGCAATTGCGATAAGATCTCATTTCTTAGAAATGTATCAAGTACTTGAAGCTTTGAAGGTTAAGAACCTCGGGCCTGCTTTGAATTGGATCACTCTCAATCGTGAGAAGCTCAACCAAAATGGTTCAATGCTTGAGCTAAAACTTCACAGGCTTCAATTCGTGGAGATTGTAAAGAAAGGAACTAAAGCTGATGCACTTAGTTATGCTAGAACTCACCTTGCCCCGTTTGCTTCTCTGCACATGAACGAGTTTCAGAAGCTTGTGGTTTGCATCATATGGGTGGGAAAGCTCGATAGCTGCCCTCATGCTGAGTTAATGGCTCCTACCCATTGGGAAGAATTTACTCAGGAGATCATCAAACAGTTCTGCAGTCTCGTGGGACAATCGTATTGGAGCCCATTGAGTGTGGCCGTAGCAGCCGGCATTGAAGGGTTGCCTACACTGCTGAAGCTGGCTAATGTAATGGCAGCAAAGAGGCAAGAGTGGCAAGAAATGAAACAATTACCAGTCCCTGTGGAGTTAGGAAAGGAACTCCAGTTCCACTCCATATTTGTATGTCCTGTAAGTAGAGATCAAGGCAGCGAAGAGAATCCACCAATGCTAATGCCATGCCTGCATGTCCTTTGCAATCAATCAATCATGAAGCTGTCAAAAAACACATCTCGGACATTTAAATGTCCTTACTGTCCAACAGAGGCTTCAGCTGCACAGTGCAGGCAACTTCACTTCTGATGGcctaataacattaaaatgttaGGCTGCTTTTTTCCTGGTCGTTAATTGAACTTGcacttttctagcatttttttaaagattgtatATACATACAGTACATATATTACAAAGAAATTCTTTGTACATTCatggttttatatatatatttgaaggtTTAATAATTTGTATGAAAGGATGtcatgaaataaataaacaaatgtaAAAAGAACAAACATTTAACTAAAACTGAAGAAATTCTAGATTAAACAAGCAGCTTATTACTTATTACAAGTATGTTAAGCAATTTAAGCATCTTTTGACATCCCCAGCAATCTCTTCAAACCAGGAAACATAGGTGGATCAGACCTGTTATCATCTTGCAAATATTCATCCACCATTTCCTTAACTGATCTAGCAGATAAAGGATAAAAATGAACACTCCATTCATCAACGAACTTGTTAATCAAAACCCATTTCTCCTCTTCTCTCATCTTTCTCCATTTCTTGTTCATTTCCTCTTCTTTCAATGACAAATACTGGCACAACTCTGTGAACAgaaactctttgcttttcttcaTGGCTTTCTCTTTTTGCTCCAAATGGGTGTTAATCTTTTGCACATTGATTGCCAAATCTAAAGCCAGGGCTGAATCGCTGAGCTTGTTTTTGGTGCATGGAATCTTAGTATTGGGTCTATTGTTGGAGATGGAAGGATGGTTTCGGAACTTCCCAACCTGTGGGAGGCAATTCGGGGAAAACTGGAACAGAGAGACGTTCATCGCCGGTTGCCGGGAAATAGATTTGGTTTTCGATTGTGGGAGAAACGGGAGATTTTGGCTTCTTGCTGAATTTCGCAATTTAATAACAGAAAATTTCAGAAGGATGGAGAACAGAGCAACACAGgcttttgaaaatagatttgggcCTTCTATTATGGCTTATCCAAGATGCTGTTTTACTCGCTTATAAATGCTCTGTCCATTCTTGTATTTGTTTTCAtcataaactcaaaatttaaggataaattttattttatttttctttttataaattaataaatattaaatatgattatGAGAGtttgacttttaaaaaaataatttatttcttaatttaaaatttattaatatattattttagatattctgaatcaaagttaaataagatattttgaatatatgtttttttaaagagagaatttattcaaatataattaCAAGAAAGGGTAAAATCACCTTAACAATTTCAAATAtgataaattctaaaaaaaacgaTAACTACTATATGCTTATTTTATTCTAACATATCTTGAAAAATGTATatgaagtaaaaataataatttgattttcaaaaacatttaatatattaaaagttGAAAATGT
It encodes the following:
- the LOC107932150 gene encoding peptide methionine sulfoxide reductase B5; this encodes MGLHVLKTTPLSSSYSKALLLATTAKPAAFAAAVLPCNPRLRFPFSSPKAITSSGYGSFLHLRKRGFRGSVVLTMAASGSVQKSEEEWSAILSPEQFRILRQKGTEYPGTGEYGKFFEEGIYKCAGCGTPLYKSTTKFNSGCGWPAFYEGLPGAINRHPDPDGMRTEITCAACGGHLGHVFKGEGFPTPTDERHCVNSISLKFIPANSSE
- the LOC107932141 gene encoding protein RMD5 homolog, producing the protein MELDTLKDAFDRVVKRQKLSSFRSQEIVDQVGHEIEQALAKIKAINDPLSPVHLKSILSELKLKLNTVGPLNLLEGLQKERNINFSKYPKLLEKSFNPDISKAYRNVDFDFHLVNQIVANHFYQQGLFDLGDCLIDEAGEPEAIAIRSHFLEMYQVLEALKVKNLGPALNWITLNREKLNQNGSMLELKLHRLQFVEIVKKGTKADALSYARTHLAPFASLHMNEFQKLVVCIIWVGKLDSCPHAELMAPTHWEEFTQEIIKQFCSLVGQSYWSPLSVAVAAGIEGLPTLLKLANVMAAKRQEWQEMKQLPVPVELGKELQFHSIFVCPVSRDQGSEENPPMLMPCLHVLCNQSIMKLSKNTSRTFKCPYCPTEASAAQCRQLHF
- the LOC107932159 gene encoding uncharacterized protein gives rise to the protein MNVSLFQFSPNCLPQVGKFRNHPSISNNRPNTKIPCTKNKLSDSALALDLAINVQKINTHLEQKEKAMKKSKEFLFTELCQYLSLKEEEMNKKWRKMREEEKWVLINKFVDEWSVHFYPLSARSVKEMVDEYLQDDNRSDPPMFPGLKRLLGMSKDA